One Brassica napus cultivar Da-Ae chromosome C4, Da-Ae, whole genome shotgun sequence genomic region harbors:
- the LOC111205472 gene encoding uncharacterized protein LOC111205472 isoform X2 has protein sequence MGCIHFESSDQWTHSVQDQETSNTASQQHEQGGIQEAWAEIETRGGGGHFAGESRKNKLEKRKSQVLLEGYVEASAADDDRGDLARGKSLTDDDLEELKGCLDLGFGFSYDEIPELCNTLPALELCYSMSQKFLDDQQNQKSPEMCLAEEASPPPPSTTNPVANWKISSPGDNPDDVKARLKYWAQAVACTVRLCS, from the exons atggGTTGTATTCACTTCGAGTCATCAGATCAATGGACACACTCTGTCCAAGACCAAGAAACATCCAACACAGCTTCACAACAGCACGAGCAAGGAGGGATCCAGGAAGCTTGGGCCGAGATCGAGACTCGCGGAGGTGGTGGTCATTTTGCCGGAGAGAGTAGGAAGAACAAGCTTGAGAAGAGGAAGAGCCAAGTGTTGCTTGAGGGGTACGTGGAAGCTTCTGCTGCTGATGATGATCGAGGAGATCTTGCGAGAGGTAAGAGTTTGACGGATGACGATCTCGAGGAGCTTAAAGGGTGTTTAGATCTAGGGTTTGGGTTCAGCTACGACGAGATCCCTGAGCTTTGCAACACTTTGCCTGCTTTAGAGCTTTGTTACTCCATGAGCCAGAAGTTCTTGGATGATCAACAAAACCAGAAGTCGCCGGAGATGTGTCTGGCTGAAGAGGCTTCGCCGCCGCCACCGTCCACTACCAACCCAGTTGCAAACTGGAAGATCTCTAGCCCTG GTGATAATCCAGATGATGTAAAAGCTAGACTCAAATACTGGGCACAAGCCGTAGCTTGCACTGTCCGATTGTGTAGCTGA
- the LOC111205477 gene encoding 40S ribosomal protein S3-2: MATQISKKRKFVADGVFYAELNEVLTRELAEDGYSGVEVRVTPMRTEIIIRATRTQNVLGEKGRRIRELTSLVQKRFRFPQDSVELYAEKVANRGLCAIAQAESLRYKLLGGLAVRRACYGVLRFVMESGAKGCEVIVSGKLRAARAKSMKFKDGYMVSSGQPTKEYIDSAVRHVLLRQGVLGIKVKVMLDWDPKGVTGPKTPLPDVVIIHSPKEEEVNSAPAQVDAPAAFVPEAPLTAVDYPEMIPVA; the protein is encoded by the exons ATGGCGACGCAAATCAGCAAGAAGAGAAAG TTTGTAGCGGACGGTGTGTTCTACGCGGAATTGAATGAGGTTCTGACTAGGGAGCTAGCGGAGGATGGGTACTCAGGTGTGGAGGTTAGGGTTACTCCAATGAGGACTGAGATTATCATCAGAGCCACCCGCACTCAAAATGTTCTAG GTGAGAAGGGGAGGAGGATCAGGGAGCTGACATCTCTTGTTCAGAAGAGATTCAGATTCCCTCAAGACAGTGTTGAGCTTTACGCTGAGAAGGTTGCCAACAGAGGTCTCTGTGCCATTGCTCAGGCTGAGTCTCTCCGTTACAAGCTCCTCGGTGGTCTCGCCGTTCGCAG GGCTTGCTATGGTGTCTTGAGATTCGTCATGGAGAGTGGGGCTAAGGGATGTGAG GTGATCGTGAGTGGAAAGCTCCGTGCAGCACGTGCCAAGTCCATGAAATTCAAGGACGGTTACATGGTTTCCTCTGGTCAACCTACCAAGGAGTACATCGACTCTGCTGTCAGACATGTTCTCCTCAGACAG GGTGTGCTCGGAATCAAGGTGAAGGTCATGCTTGACTGGGACCCTAAGGGAGTAACGGGACCAAAGACACCATTGCCTGATGTTGTCATCATCCATTCTCCcaaggaagaagaagtaaaCTCTGCACCTGCTcaggttgatgctccggctgcTTTTGTACCCGAAGCTCCCCTCACAGCCGTAGATTACCCTGAGATGATCCCTGTCGCCTAG
- the LOC111198199 gene encoding probable E3 ubiquitin-protein ligase ARI7 isoform X1 gives MDSEEDMLDAHDMYSGEEDDFYSDDYKDSDDDDDDDGEPDYGFVEEDADDSAMIASHRSQKNFCVLKEEDILKHQMDAIERVSIVLSITEVEASVLLRYFHWSVGKVHDEWFADEERVRNTVGILERPVVAPSDDTELTCGICFDPYPPEKIASVSCGHPFCTTCWTGYISTTINDGPGCLMLRCPDPSCLAAVGHDMVDKLASEEDKEKYNRYFLRSYIEDNRKMKWCPAPGCEYAIDFVAGSGNYDVSCLCSFSFCWNCTEEAHRPVDCSTVSKWILKNSAESENMNWILANSKPCPRCKRPIEKNQGCMHMTCTPPCKYEFCWLCLGAWMDHGERTGGFYACNRYEVAKQEGQVRPGYDETERRREMAKNSLERYTHYYERWASNQTSRQKAMTDLQQLQTHNLEKLSDKQCTPESQLKFILEAWLQIIECRRVLKWTYAYGYYLPDHEHAKRQFFEYLQGEAESGLERLHQCVEKDLLQFLNAEGPSKDFNDFRTKLAGLTSVTKNYFENLVKALENGLADVDSHAACSSKSTSSKSTGCSSKTRGKGKGSSRTGGS, from the exons ATGGATTCCGAAGAAGACATGCTCGATGCGCACGATATGTACTCAGGGGAGGAGGATGATTTCTACAGCGATGATTACAAGGatagtgatgatgatgacgatgatgatggcGAACCCGATTACGGCTTTGTCGAGGAAGACGCTGACGATTCTGCCATGATCGCCTCCCATCGCTCTCAG AAAAACTTTTGTGTTCTGAAGGAAGAAGATATTCTCAAGCACCAGATGGATGCTATTGAACGAGTTTCTATCGTCCTCTCAATAACTGAAGTCGAAGCGAGTGTTTTGCTTCGTTACTTTCACTG GAGTGTTGGTAAAGTTCATGATGAATGGTTTGCGGATGAAGAGAGGGTCAGGAACACTGTGGGTATATTGGAGAGACCTGTTGTTGCACCATCTGATGACACAGAG CTTACATGTGGAATCTGTTTTGATCCGTACCCTCCTGAGAAAATTGCTTCAGTTTCTTGTGGCCATCCTTTCTGCACTACGTGCTGGACAG GTTACATCAGCACAACCATTAATGACGGCCCAGGATGTTTGATGCTAAGGTGTCCTGACCCATCTTGTCTAGCTGCTGTTGGTCATGATATGGTTGACAAACTAGCGTCTGAAGAAGATAAGGAGAAGTACAATAGATACTTTCTTAGGTCCTATATTGAAGACAACAGAAAG ATGAAGTGGTGTCCAGCCCCGGGGTGTGAATATGCGATTGATTTTGTTGCCGGGTCTGGAAACTATGATGTCTCCTGCCTTTGCTCGTTTAGCTTCTGCTGGAAT TGCACAGAGGAGGCTCACCGACCTGTGGATTGTAGCACAGTATCAAAATGGATATTAAAGAACAGTGCTGAATCTGAAAATATGAATTG GATACTTGCCAATTCAAAGCCGTGTCCAAGATGCAAGCGGCCAATTGAAAAAAATCAGGGCTGTATGCATATGACATGCACACCGCCTTGTAAATATGAATTTTGTTG GCTTTGTCTTGGTGCGTGGATGGATCATGGGGAAAGAACTGGTGGGTTTTATGCTTGTAACCGGTACGAGGTGGCCAAGCAAGAAGGCCAGGTAAGACCTGGG TATGATGAGACTGAAAGGAGGAGAGAGATGGCGAAAAATTCACTAGAGAGATACACTCATTATTATGAACGCTGGGCAAGCAATCAAACG TCGAGGCAAAAGGCTATGACGGATCTGCAGCAATTGCAGACGCATAAT CTTGAGAAGCTTAGTGATAAGCAGTGCACACCAGAATCCCAGCTCAAATTCATCTTAGAAGCTTGGCTTCAG ATCATCGAATGTAGGCGAGTCTTGAAATGGACATATGCATATGGATACTACCTACCTGATCATGAACATGCCAAGCGACAATTTTTCGAGTATTTGCAAG GGGAGGCTGAGTCAGGTTTGGAGAGGCTCCATCAATGCGTAGAGAAGGACTTGCTTCAATTTCTCAATGCAGAAGGCCCATCAAAAGATTTCAATGATTTCCGGACAAAACTAGCTGGTTTGACCAG CGTAACTAAAAATTACTTTGAGAACTTGGTGAAAGCTCTGGAGAACGGTCTTGCTGATGTAGACTCACACGCGGCTTGCAGCAGCAAATCAACAAGCTCTAAATCAACAGGTTGCAGTAGCAAA
- the LOC111198199 gene encoding probable E3 ubiquitin-protein ligase ARI7 isoform X2, protein MDSEEDMLDAHDMYSGEEDDFYSDDYKDSDDDDDDDGEPDYGFVEEDADDSAMIASHRSQKNFCVLKEEDILKHQMDAIERVSIVLSITEVEASVLLRYFHWSVGKVHDEWFADEERVRNTVGILERPVVAPSDDTELTCGICFDPYPPEKIASVSCGHPFCTTCWTGYISTTINDGPGCLMLRCPDPSCLAAVGHDMVDKLASEEDKEKYNRYFLRSYIEDNRKMKWCPAPGCEYAIDFVAGSGNYDVSCLCSFSFCWNCTEEAHRPVDCSTVSKWILKNSAESENMNWILANSKPCPRCKRPIEKNQGCMHMTCTPPCKYEFCWLCLGAWMDHGERTGGFYACNRYEVAKQEGQYDETERRREMAKNSLERYTHYYERWASNQTSRQKAMTDLQQLQTHNLEKLSDKQCTPESQLKFILEAWLQIIECRRVLKWTYAYGYYLPDHEHAKRQFFEYLQGEAESGLERLHQCVEKDLLQFLNAEGPSKDFNDFRTKLAGLTSVTKNYFENLVKALENGLADVDSHAACSSKSTSSKSTGCSSKTRGKGKGSSRTGGS, encoded by the exons ATGGATTCCGAAGAAGACATGCTCGATGCGCACGATATGTACTCAGGGGAGGAGGATGATTTCTACAGCGATGATTACAAGGatagtgatgatgatgacgatgatgatggcGAACCCGATTACGGCTTTGTCGAGGAAGACGCTGACGATTCTGCCATGATCGCCTCCCATCGCTCTCAG AAAAACTTTTGTGTTCTGAAGGAAGAAGATATTCTCAAGCACCAGATGGATGCTATTGAACGAGTTTCTATCGTCCTCTCAATAACTGAAGTCGAAGCGAGTGTTTTGCTTCGTTACTTTCACTG GAGTGTTGGTAAAGTTCATGATGAATGGTTTGCGGATGAAGAGAGGGTCAGGAACACTGTGGGTATATTGGAGAGACCTGTTGTTGCACCATCTGATGACACAGAG CTTACATGTGGAATCTGTTTTGATCCGTACCCTCCTGAGAAAATTGCTTCAGTTTCTTGTGGCCATCCTTTCTGCACTACGTGCTGGACAG GTTACATCAGCACAACCATTAATGACGGCCCAGGATGTTTGATGCTAAGGTGTCCTGACCCATCTTGTCTAGCTGCTGTTGGTCATGATATGGTTGACAAACTAGCGTCTGAAGAAGATAAGGAGAAGTACAATAGATACTTTCTTAGGTCCTATATTGAAGACAACAGAAAG ATGAAGTGGTGTCCAGCCCCGGGGTGTGAATATGCGATTGATTTTGTTGCCGGGTCTGGAAACTATGATGTCTCCTGCCTTTGCTCGTTTAGCTTCTGCTGGAAT TGCACAGAGGAGGCTCACCGACCTGTGGATTGTAGCACAGTATCAAAATGGATATTAAAGAACAGTGCTGAATCTGAAAATATGAATTG GATACTTGCCAATTCAAAGCCGTGTCCAAGATGCAAGCGGCCAATTGAAAAAAATCAGGGCTGTATGCATATGACATGCACACCGCCTTGTAAATATGAATTTTGTTG GCTTTGTCTTGGTGCGTGGATGGATCATGGGGAAAGAACTGGTGGGTTTTATGCTTGTAACCGGTACGAGGTGGCCAAGCAAGAAGGCCAG TATGATGAGACTGAAAGGAGGAGAGAGATGGCGAAAAATTCACTAGAGAGATACACTCATTATTATGAACGCTGGGCAAGCAATCAAACG TCGAGGCAAAAGGCTATGACGGATCTGCAGCAATTGCAGACGCATAAT CTTGAGAAGCTTAGTGATAAGCAGTGCACACCAGAATCCCAGCTCAAATTCATCTTAGAAGCTTGGCTTCAG ATCATCGAATGTAGGCGAGTCTTGAAATGGACATATGCATATGGATACTACCTACCTGATCATGAACATGCCAAGCGACAATTTTTCGAGTATTTGCAAG GGGAGGCTGAGTCAGGTTTGGAGAGGCTCCATCAATGCGTAGAGAAGGACTTGCTTCAATTTCTCAATGCAGAAGGCCCATCAAAAGATTTCAATGATTTCCGGACAAAACTAGCTGGTTTGACCAG CGTAACTAAAAATTACTTTGAGAACTTGGTGAAAGCTCTGGAGAACGGTCTTGCTGATGTAGACTCACACGCGGCTTGCAGCAGCAAATCAACAAGCTCTAAATCAACAGGTTGCAGTAGCAAA